The Bacillota bacterium LX-D genomic sequence TTTGCCGAAGCCCTGGCAGAGGGACGCGGAAAAGCGCAAGCGGATACCTTGAAAAAGACAAAGCAGGATGTAAAGGCCAAACTGGTGCAAAAAGACGGTTCCATCAAACTGGTCAACTCTTCTGAGCTGCGGAAGGGCGATGTCGTGATTGTGGAAGCGGACGAATTGATACCTGGTGACGGAGAGATCATTGAAGGCATTGCGGCCATTGACGAGTCGGCCATTACGGGGGAATCGGCCCCGGTCATCAAAGAGGCGGGCGGTGACTTCAGCTCGGTAACGGGCGGCACTCGCGTAAAGAGCAACCAGATCAAAGTTCGCATTACAGCAGATCCCGGCGAGTCTTTCCTGGAGCGAATGATTAACCTGGTGGAAGGCGCCAAACGGCAAAAGACCCCCAACGAGATTGCGCTGCACACGGTGCTTGTGAGCTTGACCCTGATTTTCTTGATTGTTTGTGTGACATTGGTACCGATTGCTTCCTATGTTAACGTTACACTTTCTGTTGCAACGCTGGTGGCATTGTTGGTATGCCTCATGCCGACTACGATCGGGGGCCTGCTGTCGGCGATCGGGATTGCCGGCATGGACCGGGTTACCAAGTTTAATGTCATTGCGATGTCAGGAAAAGCGGTGGAAGCATCCGGCGACATTAACACGATTATTCTCGACAAAACGGGAACTATCACGTTTGGGAACCGGATGGCTTCCGTCTTTACCCCAGTCGACGGAATTCAGCAAGATGAACTGAAGCGTGCGGCGCTGCATAGTTCCATGCACGATAAAACTCCGGAAGGCCGTTCCATCGTAGAATTGGCCCGCAAGTTGGGAGTGCCGGAGAAGGAAATGGAAGCGCCCGGCTCCGAAGGCATTGAATTTAAAGCGGAAACTCGTATCAGCGGTACCATTTTTGCAGATGGCCGGGAAGTTCGCAAAGGGGCTGTTGACGCGATCAAGAAGTTTGTGTCTGAAAAAGGGGGAACCATCCCAGCTGACCTTGACCAAAAAGCAGAAACAATTGCCAGGGAAGGCGGTACGCCTCTTGTTGTGGCGGAGGGAACCCGAATTCTGGGCCTCATCTATCTGAAAGATACAGTGAAGCCGGGTATGCGGGAACGTTTTGAGGAACTCCGAAAAATGGGAATCCGCACGGTCATGTGTACGGGAGATAATCCGTTGACATCGGCTACCATTGCACGTGAAGCTGGCGTGGATGACTTTGTTGCGGAAGCCAAGCCGGAAGACAAGATTGCTTTAATTCGAAAAGAACAAGCAGAAGGAAAACTGGTGGCGATGACTGGGGACGGTACCAACGACGCTCCCGCGCTTGCCCAAGCGGACGTGGGATTGGCGATGAATACCGGGACGGCTGCTGCGAAAGAGGCGGCCAACATGGTCGATCTGGATTCTGACCCGACCAAGATTCTTGAAGTGGTAGCAATCGGGAAGCAGCTTTTGATGACACGCGGTGCACTTACCACTTTCAGTATCGCTAACGACGTGGCAAAGTATTTCGCCATAATTCCCGCGATGTTCATGACCGCGATTCCGCAAATGAAGGCATTAAACATCATGAATTTGGCAACTCCCAATAGTGCAATTCTGTCGGCGTTGATTTTTAACGCGATTATCATTCCGCTCTTGATTCCACTGGCGATGAAAGGGATAAAATACAAGCCGATGGGCGCTTCCCAACTGCTCAGCCGCAACCTTTTCATTTACGGATTGGGCGGAATTGTGGCCCCGTTTGTCGGAATCAAGATTATCGATATGATCCTGGGTTTGTTCAATCTTAAGTAAGTTTCGAAATCATTGATGAAAGCAAAGGTGACTTGGTATGATAAAAGCTTTGCGGCTTAGCCTTGTACTGTTGGTGATTTGCGGGCTTCTCTATCCGTTAGGAATGACGGGAATTGCCCAACTGTTGATGCCCTATCAGGCGGACGGAAGTTTAATGAAGGATGCAAACGGAAATGTGGTTGGTTCGGAACTGATTGGACAGTCTTTTAAGGATCCGAGATATTTTACCGGTCGTGTTTCTTCGATTGATTATAATGCGGCAGGATCCGGTTCCGGCAACCTGGCCCCCTCCAATCCCGCACTTATTGAACGGGTTCAGAAAGACATTGACGCGTTCTTGGCAGCCAACCCTGGTGCGAAGAAGGAAGACATCCCGGGAGATTTGCTCACCAACTCCGGTTCCGGTTTGGACCCGCATATTTCACCCTTGGCGGCAAAAATTCAGGTTCCGAGAATTTCACGGGCTCGCGGAATCCCTGAGGAACGCTTGAATGCCTTGATTGATGTGCACACGGAAGGACGACAGCTGGGAGTTTTCGGGCAGCCGCGTGTCAATGTGGTAAAGTTAAATCAAGCTTTGGATGCAATCCGATAGCTGGTTTCGAGGAGCGGCGAATTCGCCACTCCTTATTTCCCTGTTCGGAAAGGAGACAAGGACATGGCGGAAGAGTTTCGCAGAAAAACCCCGGAAGAAATCCTTCAATCAATCAAGGACATGCAACGGGGACGGCTAAAAATTATCCTGGGGGTCGTAAGCGGTTCCGGCAAAACCTACCATATGCTGTATGAAGGCTACTCCCTGAAAAAAAAGGGATTGCATGTGGTAATCGGGGTGGTGAGCCCGACTATTACCGCAAAAATACTGGAACAAATGCAGGACTTGGAAGTGGTTCCGCCAATTGAATGGCATCATAAGGGAGAAATTCGAAGGGATTTGGATGTGGAGACCATTTTGTCCAAACATCCGGATGTGGTATTGGTCGATGATTTGGCGCATCGCAACCGTCCAAACGCACCCCGCCCAACCCGCTTAGATGACGTACTCTATCTAATTGATCAAGGCATCAGCGTCATTACCACAGTGAACATCTATGAACTGAAAGGGATTCACCATGTGGCGAAAGAACTGACCGGGGTGAAGGTGCAGGTTGAAAACTGCGTTCCCGCCGATACCTTGTCTCTGGCAGATGAAGTGAAGCTGCTGGATGTGACGCCGGAAGCCATTTTGCAGCGGATCCAGGAGGAAAAAATTCAAACCAACAAGCTTTACCAACTGGATAACCTTGTAGTCTTGCGGGAACTGGCTTTGCGTATTGTGGCGGAAGAAGTCAATGAAGACTTGGCCGAGTATCGGGAAACCCACGGGATGGTGGGCGCTTCCGGCGCAACGGAACGAATTTTGGTCACGGTTCAATATCACTTGACCGGATCAATTTTGATACGTCGGGGACAACAAATCGCGAAACGGCTGGGTGGAGACTTGTTGGCAGTATGTTTCCGCAACCCGAACAAAACCTTGTCGAAAGAAGAAGCCACTTTTAAACGTTCGATCAAAAAATTGGTCGAGAAGATAGGAGGTACCTTCGAAGAAGTGTCGATTTCCTCCGACGATGAGGTAGCTGAAGGGATCGTCCGCTATGCCACCCAACATAACGTGACGCGAATCGTCTTGGGACAATCGAAGCGCACCCGTTGGGAAGAGATTTTGAAAGGTTCCATCATAAACCAGATCCTGCGGAAGACGAAAAATATCGACATCTTTATCATGGCTGACCGGGCCGAGAAGAAAGGGGAGCGTATTCTTCCAGCCCGCCGCGTTCGGAAAAAATCGCCCCATCCTTACCACAAACTGACACCGGAAGAGATGGAGAAGGAGATCGGCAAAATCAAGCGCGGCAAACTCAAAGTGTATATCGGGGCAGCGCCCGGTGTCGGAAAAACGTATACAATGCTGCGTGAAGCGAACGAATTAAAGAAAAAAGGAATTGACGTGGTTATAGGACTGCTTGAAACCCACGGTCGAAAAGAAACTTGGGAGCAGGTGGGGGATCTGGAAATCATCCCGCGCAAAAAAATTCAATACCGCAACGTAATACTTGAGGAAATGGACACTGATGCGATCATCAAACGCAACCCGGAAGTGGTGCTGGTTGATGAATTGGCCCACACCAACGTGTCAGGCAGCAAGTATCAGAAGCGGTACCAGGGTGTAGAGCAAATCCTAAATGCGGGAATCTCAGTTATCTCTACTATGAATATCCAGCACTTGGAGAGTCTAAACGACGCGGTGGAACAAATCACCGGCATCCGGGTGCGGGAAACGGTACCGGATCATGTTCTTCATTCTGCCGATGAGATTGAGCTGATCGACATATCGCCCAAAGCCCTACGGGAGCGAATGAGGGAAGGAAATATTTATCCTATGGAGAAAGTCGAGCAATCACTAAATAATTTTTTCAGGACGGGAAACTTGATTGCCTTACGAGAATTGGCCTTGCGGGAGGTTGCCGATGAAGTGGATGAACGGCTCGAATCCTGGGATCGTCGAACGCTGCGGGGGCATTTGAGACAGCAAGAGGCAATTGTTGTTTGCGTCAACTTACAGCCTGACAGTGATCGTCTGATTCGGCGGGGGTTCCGCATCGCGTATCGCTTGAAGGCTGAATGGTACGTTGTGTACGTCAAAGACCAAGCACTGACACCAGAGGAAGAGCAGCGACTGCAAAAGTTGAAAGAACTGACAGAGCGTTTGGGCGGAAAATTTGAAATCCACCAGGCGGCCGAGCGGCGCAAAGTCTTCCGTAAACTGGTGGAGGTACTGAATCAAAAAGAAGCTACACAAGTGGTTATTGGCCACTCTGCCCGTACACGTTGGGAAGAAATCTGGAAAGGAGCTGTAGTACAAAAACTTCTTCGTGCAGTACGCCATCTGGACGTCCTGGTTGTAGCTGATCCTGCTTTACATTAACTTCAACTTCGCCAGAGGAACAAACATCAATAAATGGTAAAAAATAATACGGATTTTCGCAATGTTTTGGCTGGCATAGCATTTAGTCTGAGAATTTTTGAGATTACAAAACCTTTCAGTATTACTGTACAGCCAGACCTTTCAAGTGAAAAAGTATTTAGGGAAATAGCCCGAAAATGAATGTTGTAGCAAAACCAATATTTATCCTACTGGATTTTGTTGAAGGAACATGTAGCGACGATTTTGCCAAAAATATGATAGACTTTCTTGAAAGCTTCCGTTTTGAATATGTGCATCTAATTGTTCTGGGACAGGAAAGTATTTTTCGTAGACTATCCGTCCTGCAACGTGAATCTCTTAAAATTCCTGCACCAATCTATATGACCGGCTGGTCAATATTTCGCAAGTGGAACAATAGACGACATGAAGCGATGGGTAACGAAGCCGCCGGATCAAATTATGGAGGAGGCAGATAGAAACAGATATCAACGTATTTCAGAAAGATTACGGGCAACTGCCGATAAAATCATATGTTTTGCATTGCCATTCAGTATTGAAGAGGCAAAAATAGTCTTTCCTAATGACTATGTTGAAACCATTCGCGAAATGCTGAGATATGGTCTTTTACGTCATCACGACGAGCAGCTTCTCGAAATGCACGAAACAATCCGGTCAGGTCTGGAAGAGTTTGTCCTGCCGATGATTAGGCATAAAACTCATGATGTTTTGGCTAATTATTATTTTTCCGCTGCTTGAAATGTTTGTGGGTCAAACTGACGATATAAAAATGCGGCTGGTTCCGCTTTTTTTGCGGAATAAAAGTTGAGATGCTCTACGACCAGCGCTGTAGTTTTTGAGCAATTATTTACCAACAGACGTTGGTGTTAAGCAGGTAAGGGAAGTGAATACAGTTTTATGTTAATTGGAGCTCGTTGATGAAGAGGAGGTTTTTGAATTTATATCTGCTATTCCACTAATAGTAGATATAAAAGATATAATACTTTCTAAATCGGTGCTTTTAGGTAATCTGGGTAATCTTATTTGGGAACAGCGGCATGTTCTACGGCCAGCGTGCAAAAAGCTTTTGTCTGACAAAACTGAACATGAGACTGCTCTGGAAAACGCATTGCGCATACTAATCTTTTTAGGTGACACCGATTTTATAAAGCTGGCGGAAAGCTTTATTGGAAAAAAAAGGCGATTAGGCAGTATTGCGTTATTTATGCTTAATCTGATTCCGAAATTACTTGATTTTACGTGTCTATTTAACGGGGGACGCCGCATAAATATGAACCTCTTATACTTGATGATATGGATATTGTAAATGTTGTTGAAATATCAATGGATGAAAATAAATGGGAAAGTTAGTATAGATCCTGAATAGAAAATTAGTGATAATACTTAATGCATTGGCGCAAGTATTTAAAAGTGTCACAACAGGATAGTGTGAATCAAAAGTTAGAAGGTATAAAATATGGA encodes the following:
- the kdpB gene encoding potassium-transporting ATPase subunit KdpB; its protein translation is MSMNTRATLNREIMKRAIVDSFKKLDPRYMIKNPVMFVVEVGFIVTLIMTFAPGVFGGEPDPVFNGMVSFILFITILFANFAEALAEGRGKAQADTLKKTKQDVKAKLVQKDGSIKLVNSSELRKGDVVIVEADELIPGDGEIIEGIAAIDESAITGESAPVIKEAGGDFSSVTGGTRVKSNQIKVRITADPGESFLERMINLVEGAKRQKTPNEIALHTVLVSLTLIFLIVCVTLVPIASYVNVTLSVATLVALLVCLMPTTIGGLLSAIGIAGMDRVTKFNVIAMSGKAVEASGDINTIILDKTGTITFGNRMASVFTPVDGIQQDELKRAALHSSMHDKTPEGRSIVELARKLGVPEKEMEAPGSEGIEFKAETRISGTIFADGREVRKGAVDAIKKFVSEKGGTIPADLDQKAETIAREGGTPLVVAEGTRILGLIYLKDTVKPGMRERFEELRKMGIRTVMCTGDNPLTSATIAREAGVDDFVAEAKPEDKIALIRKEQAEGKLVAMTGDGTNDAPALAQADVGLAMNTGTAAAKEAANMVDLDSDPTKILEVVAIGKQLLMTRGALTTFSIANDVAKYFAIIPAMFMTAIPQMKALNIMNLATPNSAILSALIFNAIIIPLLIPLAMKGIKYKPMGASQLLSRNLFIYGLGGIVAPFVGIKIIDMILGLFNLK
- the kdpC gene encoding potassium-transporting ATPase subunit KdpC, whose amino-acid sequence is MIKALRLSLVLLVICGLLYPLGMTGIAQLLMPYQADGSLMKDANGNVVGSELIGQSFKDPRYFTGRVSSIDYNAAGSGSGNLAPSNPALIERVQKDIDAFLAANPGAKKEDIPGDLLTNSGSGLDPHISPLAAKIQVPRISRARGIPEERLNALIDVHTEGRQLGVFGQPRVNVVKLNQALDAIR
- a CDS encoding universal stress protein, with the protein product MAEEFRRKTPEEILQSIKDMQRGRLKIILGVVSGSGKTYHMLYEGYSLKKKGLHVVIGVVSPTITAKILEQMQDLEVVPPIEWHHKGEIRRDLDVETILSKHPDVVLVDDLAHRNRPNAPRPTRLDDVLYLIDQGISVITTVNIYELKGIHHVAKELTGVKVQVENCVPADTLSLADEVKLLDVTPEAILQRIQEEKIQTNKLYQLDNLVVLRELALRIVAEEVNEDLAEYRETHGMVGASGATERILVTVQYHLTGSILIRRGQQIAKRLGGDLLAVCFRNPNKTLSKEEATFKRSIKKLVEKIGGTFEEVSISSDDEVAEGIVRYATQHNVTRIVLGQSKRTRWEEILKGSIINQILRKTKNIDIFIMADRAEKKGERILPARRVRKKSPHPYHKLTPEEMEKEIGKIKRGKLKVYIGAAPGVGKTYTMLREANELKKKGIDVVIGLLETHGRKETWEQVGDLEIIPRKKIQYRNVILEEMDTDAIIKRNPEVVLVDELAHTNVSGSKYQKRYQGVEQILNAGISVISTMNIQHLESLNDAVEQITGIRVRETVPDHVLHSADEIELIDISPKALRERMREGNIYPMEKVEQSLNNFFRTGNLIALRELALREVADEVDERLESWDRRTLRGHLRQQEAIVVCVNLQPDSDRLIRRGFRIAYRLKAEWYVVYVKDQALTPEEEQRLQKLKELTERLGGKFEIHQAAERRKVFRKLVEVLNQKEATQVVIGHSARTRWEEIWKGAVVQKLLRAVRHLDVLVVADPALH